A window of the Corallococcus soli genome harbors these coding sequences:
- a CDS encoding Ig-like domain-containing alpha-2-macroglobulin family protein, with amino-acid sequence MSPQSAVPPRPPRAPRARWLLPAFLVGALLAGCKQEPASPPPATPITPATSGATEATKPGTSPVAALMRTETLTPVIHELGSENSLPEGIVVEFSRPVRPSNESVLGSVLTISPPVAGSLSWTGPSSLRFTPAAPGFTAGATYIVSVDAVGTDVGVVKPPSERAWRYNFTTYAFKFVQAVPTRMDLIKGLVELNVTFSGPVELAAVRSRSSFRVGDAAITDVKWATRADTRNSLAVTLTHPKLRPASIVQFALRDGLAQAGAPDTRAPAANASFPLAGGKRTDITYVSLEEGANGYFFEVSCRDVEADASPSPVDERWDSYYYDDDNRGCSLSDAVAAEALRFKPKVKFTVAPSRRGFRIFGDFKRGPHTLSIAEGTPTVGGGTFLGTFSRGYSVPARAPQVRFSTSGRYLPRSAWKNLPLQHLNLEEVTLTVRNVPPENLVFWMSNDSNEKADERTSNVLLRKDVPLKSTPDALLTTYVDVASLVPAATRGLVEITAERGDHRAASRILLTDLSLVAKKGGPAPGSKDSGEVWVWALGLESTEPLSGVEVSLVKKSGQTVARCTTQADAGCQLKVPAPDADDSEPFALVARKGEELTYLKYDELKTEIANSDVQGEPYRAAQPYRASLWSDRGVYRPGDTAHVAAVLRGQDNLAPPAGMPVEVRVIDPREREIRKETLKTNAAGLVSLDQTFAAFQDTGRYSVHLRIADREVASYGLSVEEFVPERMKVTAAAQAPGYKQGGEIPVAVEAAYLFGGSAEGSPVEMTCRLESVPFKPKQNGQYTYGLWRQDGNEPRPVTLGQVKGTLDAKGQALLKCPAQAASGPIKGATRLSAVASVFESGSGRATIGEANVPVHPEAYYLGLQANAQKVKAGTPFTVSGLVVDWSGQPVADGKGPKTVELEYQSLEENYGYYYDEESGSEQYQRYLRPQRDGQLTVKVEGGRFSATVTPSKGGAGYLVRARAGATQTDLTLEGEGRYYWWGEGSRVDQTPRPLKPTALELSLPAKGKVGEALTVKVKAPYRGRVLFTVETDRVLFTAWKQAEPGEVSWSFTPTEYAPNVYVSAFLVKDPHLESAKAFMPDRAFGVGSIALEPVDFTQAVTLTVPKEVRSNDTLTVDLAVEGVDGPTFATVAVVDEGILSLTRFQSPDPLKEIFTRRALGIQTFETVGWALLVPPGGNSSSTGGDEAGGAAGRVQPVKPVALWSGVVEVPASGKLRVPFKLPQYRGAVRVMVVTAGNKRVGRASAQVVVRDPLVLQATLPRFLTQNDDIQIPVFVTNLSGKAQDVKVTLAAEALAVPGMAMPENAGSPLKLSGMSEGRARLEDGKSRTFVFQGRAVQSVGAARLLVTVEGGGYTSREQLDVPLSPAGPRERRIQQVELAQGTTDLGPLLQGWVPTTERTTVWVTNNPYAKSLQHLSYLVRYPHGCIEQTTSSTRPLLFVSQLVDRVDPTLVSTAKVGDMVQSGINRVLSMQTASGGFSYWPGAVEPVAWGTAYATHMLLDARKLKYPVPEDRLESALTWLGNELTQKEGRLGQDDHYGQHAESYMHYVLASAGKGRKARVQALVNTLEAGAKKTPLTGEQLEDLYLLKAALWLSGDRRYEKDLRGPDLSPVTDERKNNWSFYSDRRRRGMMLSTFQDLFGDAPEGEPLARMVATALQSRTSAYYSTQELVWGITGLGKRLQGTAASFTPPTLTAGGKALAPSPEKDARVSDRTWSLARASERAGLSLDMKDKGTGSVYLIVNSEGVRTTPEVKVGGQGLTLKRTWHSLDGTELDLKSTPVKLADLIYVQLEVTNTTGERIQNIALVDRLPAGWEIENARLGRGGSVDWVSADEQWAADYVNVRDDRMEVFGALQARETKKVVYAVRAVTAGSFTLPSAEAEAMYDSETWARESAGTVHVAGPWKEELL; translated from the coding sequence ATGTCCCCGCAGTCCGCTGTCCCGCCCAGGCCCCCGCGCGCACCCCGTGCCCGCTGGCTGCTGCCGGCGTTCCTGGTGGGCGCGCTGCTCGCCGGCTGCAAGCAGGAGCCCGCGTCACCGCCGCCCGCCACCCCCATCACCCCCGCCACCTCCGGGGCGACGGAGGCCACGAAGCCGGGCACCTCTCCCGTCGCGGCCCTGATGCGGACGGAGACGCTGACGCCCGTCATCCACGAGCTGGGCAGCGAGAACAGCCTCCCCGAAGGCATCGTCGTCGAGTTCTCCCGCCCCGTGCGCCCGTCCAACGAATCCGTCCTGGGCAGCGTGCTGACGATTTCGCCCCCGGTGGCCGGCAGCCTGTCGTGGACCGGGCCGTCGTCGCTGCGCTTCACCCCGGCGGCCCCCGGCTTCACGGCCGGCGCGACGTACATCGTGTCGGTGGACGCCGTGGGCACCGACGTGGGCGTCGTCAAGCCGCCGTCGGAGCGGGCGTGGCGCTACAACTTCACCACGTACGCCTTCAAGTTCGTCCAGGCGGTGCCCACGCGGATGGATTTGATCAAGGGCCTGGTGGAGCTGAACGTCACCTTCTCCGGGCCGGTGGAGCTGGCCGCCGTGCGCTCCCGTTCGAGCTTCCGCGTCGGGGACGCCGCCATCACGGACGTGAAGTGGGCCACCCGCGCGGACACGCGCAACTCGCTGGCCGTGACGCTCACCCACCCGAAGCTGCGGCCCGCGTCCATCGTGCAGTTCGCGCTGCGTGACGGGCTGGCGCAGGCGGGAGCGCCCGACACCCGCGCTCCGGCGGCCAACGCCAGCTTCCCGCTGGCCGGCGGCAAGCGCACGGACATCACCTACGTCAGCCTGGAGGAGGGCGCCAACGGCTACTTCTTCGAGGTGAGCTGCCGCGACGTGGAGGCGGACGCGTCCCCCAGCCCTGTCGATGAGCGGTGGGATTCCTACTACTACGACGACGACAACCGGGGCTGCTCGCTGAGCGACGCCGTGGCCGCGGAGGCCCTCCGCTTCAAGCCCAAGGTGAAGTTCACCGTCGCGCCGTCGCGCCGTGGCTTCCGCATCTTCGGTGACTTCAAGCGCGGCCCCCACACGCTCTCCATCGCGGAGGGCACGCCCACCGTGGGCGGTGGCACCTTCCTGGGCACCTTCTCGCGCGGCTACTCCGTGCCCGCCCGAGCGCCCCAGGTGCGCTTCTCCACCAGCGGTCGCTACCTGCCGCGCAGCGCGTGGAAGAACCTGCCCCTGCAGCACCTCAACCTGGAGGAGGTGACGCTCACGGTGCGCAACGTGCCGCCGGAGAACCTCGTCTTCTGGATGAGCAACGACTCCAACGAGAAGGCGGACGAGCGGACCAGCAACGTGCTGCTGCGCAAGGACGTGCCCCTCAAGTCGACGCCGGACGCGCTGCTCACCACCTACGTGGACGTGGCGTCGCTGGTGCCCGCCGCCACGCGCGGCCTCGTGGAGATCACCGCCGAGCGCGGCGACCACCGCGCCGCCTCCCGCATCCTGCTCACCGACCTGAGCCTCGTCGCCAAGAAGGGCGGGCCCGCGCCGGGCTCCAAGGACTCCGGCGAGGTCTGGGTCTGGGCGCTCGGCCTGGAGAGCACCGAACCCCTGTCCGGCGTGGAGGTGTCGCTGGTGAAGAAGAGCGGGCAGACGGTGGCCCGCTGCACCACGCAGGCAGACGCCGGCTGCCAGCTCAAGGTGCCCGCGCCGGACGCGGATGACAGCGAGCCGTTCGCGCTCGTGGCCCGGAAGGGCGAAGAGCTGACGTACCTCAAGTACGACGAGCTCAAGACGGAGATCGCCAACTCGGACGTGCAGGGCGAGCCGTACCGCGCCGCGCAGCCGTACCGCGCCTCCCTCTGGTCCGACCGCGGCGTGTACCGTCCTGGTGACACCGCGCACGTGGCCGCGGTGCTGCGCGGCCAGGACAACCTGGCGCCGCCCGCGGGCATGCCGGTGGAGGTGCGCGTCATCGACCCGCGCGAGCGTGAAATCCGCAAGGAGACGCTGAAGACGAACGCGGCGGGCCTCGTGTCGCTGGACCAGACGTTCGCGGCCTTCCAGGACACGGGCCGCTATTCGGTGCACCTGAGGATCGCCGACCGCGAGGTGGCCTCCTACGGCCTGAGCGTGGAGGAGTTCGTCCCGGAGCGCATGAAGGTGACCGCGGCCGCGCAGGCCCCCGGCTACAAGCAGGGCGGGGAGATCCCCGTGGCCGTGGAGGCCGCGTACCTCTTCGGCGGCTCGGCGGAGGGCAGCCCGGTGGAGATGACGTGCCGCCTGGAGTCGGTGCCCTTCAAGCCCAAGCAGAACGGGCAGTACACCTACGGCCTCTGGCGCCAGGACGGCAACGAGCCCCGGCCCGTCACGCTGGGCCAGGTGAAGGGCACGCTGGATGCGAAGGGACAGGCGCTGCTCAAGTGTCCGGCGCAGGCGGCGTCGGGACCCATCAAGGGTGCGACGCGGCTGTCCGCCGTGGCCAGCGTCTTCGAGTCCGGCAGCGGCCGCGCCACCATCGGCGAGGCGAACGTGCCGGTGCACCCGGAGGCCTACTACCTGGGCCTCCAGGCCAACGCGCAGAAGGTGAAGGCGGGCACGCCCTTCACGGTGTCGGGCCTGGTGGTGGACTGGAGCGGTCAGCCCGTCGCCGACGGCAAGGGGCCGAAGACGGTGGAGCTGGAGTACCAGTCGCTGGAGGAGAACTACGGCTACTACTACGACGAGGAATCCGGCTCCGAGCAATACCAGCGCTACCTGCGCCCCCAGCGCGACGGCCAGTTGACGGTGAAGGTGGAGGGCGGCCGCTTCTCCGCCACGGTGACGCCGAGCAAGGGCGGCGCGGGCTACCTCGTGCGCGCTCGCGCGGGCGCCACCCAGACGGACCTGACGCTGGAGGGTGAGGGCCGCTACTACTGGTGGGGCGAGGGCTCGCGCGTGGACCAGACGCCGCGTCCGCTCAAGCCCACCGCGCTGGAGCTGTCGCTGCCCGCGAAGGGCAAGGTGGGCGAGGCCCTCACGGTGAAGGTCAAGGCGCCCTACCGGGGCCGCGTCCTGTTCACGGTGGAGACCGACCGTGTGCTCTTCACCGCGTGGAAGCAGGCGGAGCCCGGGGAGGTGTCCTGGAGCTTCACGCCGACGGAGTACGCGCCCAACGTCTACGTGAGCGCGTTCCTCGTGAAGGATCCGCACCTGGAGTCCGCCAAGGCCTTCATGCCCGACCGCGCCTTCGGCGTGGGCAGCATCGCGCTGGAGCCGGTGGACTTCACCCAGGCCGTCACGCTGACGGTGCCCAAGGAGGTCCGCTCCAACGACACCCTCACCGTGGACCTGGCGGTGGAGGGCGTGGATGGCCCCACCTTCGCCACCGTGGCGGTGGTGGACGAGGGCATCCTGTCCCTCACGCGCTTCCAGAGCCCGGATCCGCTCAAGGAGATCTTCACCCGGCGCGCGCTGGGCATCCAGACCTTCGAAACGGTGGGTTGGGCGCTGCTCGTTCCGCCCGGAGGCAACTCCAGCTCCACCGGCGGTGACGAGGCCGGCGGGGCGGCGGGCCGCGTGCAGCCCGTCAAGCCGGTGGCGCTGTGGAGCGGCGTGGTGGAGGTGCCGGCCTCCGGCAAGCTGCGCGTGCCCTTCAAGCTGCCGCAGTACCGGGGCGCGGTGCGGGTGATGGTGGTGACGGCGGGCAACAAGCGCGTCGGCCGGGCCAGCGCGCAGGTGGTGGTGCGCGACCCGCTGGTGCTCCAGGCGACGCTGCCGCGCTTCCTCACCCAGAACGACGACATCCAGATTCCCGTCTTCGTCACCAACCTGTCCGGCAAGGCGCAGGACGTGAAGGTGACGCTGGCGGCGGAAGCCCTGGCGGTGCCGGGCATGGCGATGCCGGAGAACGCGGGCTCGCCGCTGAAGCTGTCCGGCATGAGCGAGGGCCGGGCCCGGCTGGAGGATGGCAAGTCGCGCACCTTCGTGTTCCAGGGCCGCGCGGTGCAGTCCGTGGGCGCGGCGCGGCTCCTCGTGACGGTGGAGGGCGGGGGCTACACGTCGCGCGAACAGCTGGACGTGCCGCTGTCCCCGGCGGGCCCTCGGGAGCGGAGGATCCAACAGGTGGAGCTGGCGCAGGGCACGACGGACCTGGGGCCGCTGCTCCAGGGCTGGGTGCCCACCACGGAGCGCACCACGGTGTGGGTGACGAACAATCCCTACGCGAAGTCGCTCCAGCACCTCTCGTACCTGGTGCGCTACCCGCACGGCTGCATCGAGCAGACGACGTCCTCCACCCGGCCGCTGCTGTTCGTCAGCCAGCTGGTGGACCGCGTGGACCCCACGCTCGTCTCCACGGCGAAGGTGGGGGACATGGTGCAGTCGGGCATCAACCGGGTGCTGTCGATGCAGACGGCCTCCGGCGGCTTCTCCTACTGGCCGGGCGCGGTGGAGCCCGTCGCCTGGGGCACGGCGTACGCGACGCACATGCTCCTGGACGCGCGCAAGCTGAAGTACCCGGTGCCGGAGGACCGGCTGGAGAGCGCGCTCACGTGGCTGGGCAACGAGCTGACCCAGAAGGAGGGCAGGCTCGGCCAGGACGACCACTACGGCCAGCACGCGGAGTCGTACATGCACTACGTGCTCGCGTCCGCGGGCAAGGGGCGCAAGGCGCGGGTGCAGGCCCTGGTGAACACGCTGGAGGCGGGCGCGAAGAAGACGCCGCTCACGGGTGAGCAGCTGGAGGACCTGTACCTGCTCAAGGCCGCGCTGTGGCTGTCCGGCGACCGTCGCTACGAGAAGGACCTGCGCGGCCCGGACCTGTCGCCCGTCACCGACGAGCGCAAGAACAACTGGTCGTTCTACTCCGACCGGCGCCGGCGCGGCATGATGCTGAGCACCTTCCAGGACCTCTTCGGCGACGCGCCGGAGGGTGAGCCGCTGGCGCGCATGGTGGCGACGGCGCTCCAGTCGCGCACGTCGGCGTACTACTCCACGCAGGAGCTGGTGTGGGGCATCACCGGCCTGGGCAAGCGGCTGCAGGGCACGGCGGCCAGCTTCACGCCTCCCACGCTGACGGCCGGGGGCAAGGCCCTGGCGCCCAGCCCGGAGAAGGACGCGCGGGTATCGGACCGCACGTGGTCGCTGGCGCGCGCCAGCGAGCGGGCCGGCCTGTCGCTGGACATGAAGGACAAGGGGACGGGCTCCGTGTACCTCATCGTCAACAGCGAGGGCGTGCGCACCACGCCGGAGGTCAAGGTGGGCGGCCAGGGGCTGACGCTCAAGCGCACCTGGCACTCGCTGGACGGCACGGAGCTGGACCTGAAGTCGACGCCGGTGAAGCTGGCGGACCTCATCTACGTGCAGCTGGAGGTGACGAACACCACCGGCGAGCGCATCCAGAACATCGCGCTGGTGGACCGGCTGCCGGCGGGCTGGGAGATTGAAAACGCCCGCCTGGGCCGCGGTGGCAGCGTGGACTGGGTGTCCGCGGACGAGCAGTGGGCCGCGGACTACGTGAACGTGCGGGATGACCGGATGGAGGTCTTCGGCGCGCTCCAGGCGCGAGAGACGAAGAAGGTCGTCTACGCGGTGCGCGCGGTGACGGCGGGCTCGTTCACCTTGCCGTCCGCGGAGGCCGAGGCGATGTACGACTCCGAGACCTGGGCCCGCGAGTCGGCGGGCACGGTGCATGTGGCGGGTCCCTGGAAGGAAGAGCTGCTCTAG
- a CDS encoding RNA methyltransferase has translation MVLPVRFVLMRPRNAENLGAAARALKNCGLSDWAWVTPEVEDLGPAHRLAVHAEDMLGGVKRPDTLEAALSDCVWVVGTSSRKVEGKRRLSPRAVGEELVARAAQGPVALVFGDERSGLTNAEVERCHDLSAVPTAPEQPSINLAQAVLLYAYEVRMAALAQSAPPPGPLPLAATDAELARVESTLEALLTTGGFLVDEQPGRTAVRDLFAPLRRSRLTRNEARLWLAALHTVRKHFPPPKAGG, from the coding sequence ATGGTGCTGCCCGTCCGATTCGTCCTCATGCGCCCGCGCAACGCGGAGAACCTGGGCGCCGCCGCCCGAGCCCTGAAGAACTGCGGCCTGTCCGACTGGGCCTGGGTGACACCGGAGGTGGAGGACCTGGGGCCGGCGCACCGGCTGGCCGTGCACGCGGAGGACATGCTGGGTGGGGTGAAGCGGCCGGACACGCTGGAGGCCGCCCTGTCCGACTGCGTCTGGGTGGTGGGGACCAGCTCGCGCAAGGTGGAGGGCAAGCGACGCCTGTCACCCCGGGCCGTCGGTGAGGAGCTGGTGGCGCGTGCGGCGCAGGGCCCGGTGGCGCTCGTCTTCGGGGATGAGCGCAGCGGGCTCACCAACGCTGAGGTGGAGCGCTGCCATGACCTGTCCGCGGTGCCCACCGCGCCGGAGCAGCCGTCCATCAACCTGGCGCAGGCGGTGCTGCTCTACGCCTACGAGGTGCGGATGGCCGCGCTCGCCCAGAGCGCGCCGCCGCCCGGGCCCCTCCCGCTGGCCGCCACGGACGCGGAGCTGGCGCGGGTGGAGTCCACGCTGGAGGCGCTGCTGACCACGGGCGGCTTCCTGGTGGACGAGCAGCCCGGGCGCACGGCGGTAAGGGACCTGTTCGCGCCCCTGCGCCGCTCCCGGCTCACGCGCAACGAAGCGCGGCTGTGGCTGGCCGCGCTGCACACCGTGCGCAAGCACTTCCCTCCCCCCAAGGCCGGGGGCTGA
- a CDS encoding pseudouridine synthase translates to MPRKPERPPKSPPRPNRWEGKEKPDWLSRALARAGAMPQKDAEAAIKAGRVSINGHVVKTHLTPVPPDAVIKVDGLPVRKVAPTHVLAFHKPAGVLSSTARQHRTGTVFEVLLPQLPTELASYTWHAVGRLDVDTTGLLLFTNDDKLVAHVTSPETNLPKRYVATVFSIADEERVAPLRQGMVLDDGPARPAVVRVRDEKTVEVTLTEGRHHQVKRMLGAVGLPARALHREAVGDIVLGDLPEGGFRLLTDEEVRDKLHYTGRAPATAIPEAEDA, encoded by the coding sequence ATGCCTCGCAAGCCCGAACGGCCACCGAAGTCCCCTCCCCGCCCCAACCGCTGGGAGGGCAAGGAGAAGCCGGACTGGCTGTCCCGGGCACTGGCCCGCGCGGGCGCCATGCCCCAGAAGGACGCGGAGGCCGCCATCAAGGCGGGCCGGGTGAGCATCAACGGCCACGTCGTGAAGACGCACCTGACGCCCGTGCCACCCGACGCCGTCATCAAGGTGGACGGCCTGCCGGTGCGCAAGGTGGCGCCCACCCACGTCCTGGCCTTCCACAAGCCCGCGGGCGTGCTGTCCTCCACCGCGCGCCAGCACCGCACCGGCACCGTGTTCGAAGTGCTGCTGCCCCAGTTGCCCACGGAGCTCGCCAGCTACACCTGGCACGCGGTGGGGCGGCTGGACGTGGACACCACGGGCCTGCTGCTCTTCACCAACGACGACAAGCTCGTCGCCCACGTCACGTCCCCGGAGACGAACCTGCCCAAGCGCTACGTGGCCACGGTGTTCAGCATCGCGGACGAGGAGCGCGTGGCGCCGCTGCGCCAGGGGATGGTGCTGGATGACGGCCCCGCCCGCCCCGCCGTGGTGCGCGTGCGCGACGAGAAGACGGTGGAGGTGACGCTCACGGAGGGGCGCCACCATCAGGTGAAGCGGATGCTGGGCGCCGTGGGCCTGCCCGCCCGCGCGCTCCACCGGGAGGCCGTGGGCGACATCGTCCTGGGCGACCTGCCCGAGGGCGGCTTCCGGCTCCTCACCGACGAGGAGGTCCGCGACAAGCTGCACTACACCGGCCGCGCGCCCGCCACCGCCATCCCGGAGGCCGAGGACGCCTGA
- the sthA gene encoding Si-specific NAD(P)(+) transhydrogenase: MADFDLVVIGSGPAGEWGAIQASLSGKRVAVVEREPVLGGTAANTGTLPSKTLRETALHLSGFKARGLYSVDATLRHEATVSDFLFRERRVKQMERERIHKNLQRHGVTVFQGRGSLLDAHTVQVTHDGAVVATLAASTILIATGSSPYRPPMYPFGDPRVHDSDEILDITTLPRTLVVVGGGVIGCEYACMFAALGIPVTLVEVKHELLAFLDGEVGQLLRDCMETLGVRLRLGQVVESAHVPESHEEPIRLRLSTGEVLEADQVLVASGRTSNTAGLGIEALGVKQGKRGQIEVGLAYQTAVPHIYAVGDVIGFPALASTSMEQARIAMEHAFGPGKRTLTPILPYGIYTIPEVSMAGDTEESLRTRGIPYVVGRATFDTNPRGQIIGERQGLLKLLFHRDDLKLLGVHILGEQATELVHVGLTALLTGSTAQLFVETCFNYPTLSEAYKAATYDALDQVRVSST; encoded by the coding sequence ATGGCGGACTTCGACCTGGTGGTCATCGGCTCTGGACCGGCCGGAGAGTGGGGGGCAATCCAGGCCTCGCTTTCGGGCAAGCGGGTGGCGGTGGTGGAGCGCGAGCCGGTGCTCGGCGGCACCGCGGCCAACACCGGCACCCTCCCCTCCAAGACGCTGCGCGAGACGGCCCTGCACCTGTCCGGCTTCAAGGCGCGCGGCCTCTACAGCGTGGACGCCACCCTGCGCCACGAAGCCACCGTCTCCGACTTCCTCTTCCGCGAGCGCCGCGTGAAGCAGATGGAGCGCGAGCGCATCCACAAGAACCTGCAGCGCCACGGCGTCACGGTCTTCCAGGGCCGGGGCTCCCTGCTGGACGCGCACACCGTGCAGGTCACCCACGATGGCGCCGTGGTGGCGACGCTCGCCGCCTCCACCATCCTCATCGCCACCGGCTCGTCGCCCTACCGCCCGCCCATGTATCCCTTCGGCGATCCGCGCGTGCACGACTCGGATGAGATCCTGGACATCACCACCCTGCCCCGCACGCTGGTGGTGGTGGGCGGCGGCGTCATCGGCTGTGAGTACGCGTGCATGTTCGCCGCGCTCGGCATCCCGGTGACGCTGGTGGAGGTGAAGCACGAGCTGCTGGCCTTCCTGGACGGCGAAGTCGGTCAGCTGCTGCGCGACTGCATGGAGACGCTGGGCGTGCGGCTGCGCCTGGGCCAGGTGGTGGAGTCCGCGCACGTCCCCGAGTCCCACGAGGAGCCCATCCGCCTGAGGCTGTCCACGGGCGAGGTGCTGGAGGCCGACCAGGTGCTGGTGGCCTCCGGCCGCACCTCCAACACCGCGGGCCTGGGCATCGAGGCGCTGGGCGTGAAGCAGGGCAAGCGCGGGCAGATTGAAGTCGGGCTCGCGTACCAGACGGCCGTGCCCCACATCTACGCGGTGGGGGACGTCATCGGCTTCCCGGCGCTGGCCTCCACGTCCATGGAGCAGGCCCGCATCGCGATGGAGCACGCCTTCGGGCCGGGCAAGCGCACCCTGACGCCCATCCTGCCCTATGGCATCTACACCATCCCGGAAGTCTCCATGGCGGGCGACACCGAGGAGTCCCTGCGCACGCGCGGCATCCCCTACGTCGTCGGCCGCGCCACCTTCGACACCAACCCGCGCGGGCAGATCATCGGGGAGCGGCAGGGCCTCTTGAAGCTGCTCTTCCACCGCGATGACCTGAAGCTGCTGGGCGTGCACATCCTGGGCGAGCAGGCCACGGAGCTGGTGCACGTGGGGCTCACCGCGCTGCTCACCGGCTCCACCGCGCAGCTCTTCGTGGAGACCTGCTTCAACTACCCGACGCTGTCGGAGGCCTACAAGGCCGCCACCTACGACGCGTTGGATCAGGTGCGCGTCAGCAGCACCTGA
- a CDS encoding nuclear transport factor 2 family protein: MNASENFSLARAWLRAFNAHDVTALVALYAEDATHTSPKIRVLHPETGGRLVGRPALERWWKDAIARLPGLRYEETALTADGDRVFMEYLRHAPNEAPLPVAEVLEVRGGRIVASRVYHG, translated from the coding sequence ATGAACGCGAGCGAAAACTTCTCCCTGGCCCGCGCCTGGCTGCGCGCCTTCAACGCCCACGACGTAACGGCCCTGGTGGCGCTGTACGCGGAGGATGCAACGCACACGTCGCCCAAGATTCGCGTCCTGCATCCGGAGACGGGGGGGCGCCTGGTGGGCCGGCCGGCCCTGGAGCGGTGGTGGAAGGACGCCATCGCCCGGCTGCCGGGCTTGCGGTACGAGGAGACGGCCCTCACCGCCGACGGCGACCGGGTGTTCATGGAGTACCTGCGGCACGCCCCCAATGAAGCGCCCCTGCCGGTGGCGGAGGTGCTGGAGGTCCGGGGCGGGCGCATCGTCGCGTCGCGCGTCTACCACGGATAA